From Pseudorca crassidens isolate mPseCra1 chromosome 15, mPseCra1.hap1, whole genome shotgun sequence, one genomic window encodes:
- the FITM2 gene encoding acyl-coenzyme A diphosphatase FITM2: MEHLERCAWALRGTLVRAAVRRYLPWALVASMLAGSLLKELSPLPESYLSNKRNVFNVYFVKMAWAWTFCLLLPFITLTNYHLMGKAGLVLRRLSTLLVGTAIWYVGTAVFANIEHYTGSCYQSPALEGVRKEHQSKQQCHGEGGFWHGFDISGHSFLLTFCVLMIVEEMAVLHELRTDRSHWLHAAITTLGVALGLMTFIWVWMFLCTAVYFHNLSQKVFGTLFGLLGWYGTYGCWYLKSFSPGLPPQSSSLNLKQDGYKK, translated from the exons ATGGAGCACCTGGAGCGCTGCGCGTGGGCCCTCAGGGGGACGCTGGTGCGGGCAGCCGTACGGCGCTACCTGCCCTGGGCCCTGGTGGCCTCCATGCTGGCGGGCTCCCTCCTCAAGGAGCTTTCCCCTCTGCCCGAGAGCTATCTCAGCAACAAGCGCAACGTCTTCAACGT GTATTTTGTCAAAATGGCCTGGGCCTGGACCTTCTGTCTCCTTCTGCCTTTCATCACCCTCACCAACTACCACCTGATGGGCAAGGCCGGCCTGGTCCTGCGGCGGCTGAGCACACTGCTTGTGGGCACGGCCATCTGGTACGTGGGCACAGCCGTCTTCGCCAACATTGAGCACTACACAGGCAGCTGCTACCAGTCGCCAGCCCTGGAGGGGGTGAGAAAGGAGCACCAGAGTAAGCAGCAGTGCCACGGGGAAGGAGGCTTTTGGCATGGCTTTGACATCTCAGGCCACTCCTTCCTGCTCACCTTCTGTGTCCTTATGATTGTGGAGGAGATGGCTGTGCTGCACGAGCTGAGGACGGACCGAAGCCACTGGCTTCACGCGGCCATCACCACCCTGGGGGTCGCCCTGGGCCTCATGACCTTCATCTGGGTGTGGATGTTTCTGTGCACGGCCGTTTACTTTCACAACTTGTCCCAGAAAGTGTTTGGCACCCTGTTCGGTCTGCTGGGCTGGTACGGGACGTACGGGTGTTGGTATCTGAAATCCTTCTCTCCAGGACTTCCTCCCCAGAGCTCTAGTTTGAATCTGAAGCAAGACGGttacaagaaataa
- the R3HDML gene encoding peptidase inhibitor R3HDML, whose product MPLLPGTVGLAGLFFWAGQTMNALMMPNATLALAQTEGTAVRPLTGLGVPRYRRKRHISARDMSALLDYHNHIRASVHPPAANMEYMVWDERLARSAEAWATQCIWAHGPSQLLRYVGQNLSIHSGRYRSVVDLVKSWSEEKRHYLFPAPKDCTPRCPWRCSGPVCSHYTQMVWASSNRLGCAIHTCGSIHVLGSTWHQAVYLVCNYAIKGNWIGEAPYKKGRPCSACPPSYQGSCNSNMCF is encoded by the exons ATGCCCCTGCTGCCTGGCACCGTGGGCCTGGCAGGCCTGTTCTTCTGGGCAGGCCAGACAATGAACGCCTTGATGATGCCCAATGCCACCCTGGCACTGGCCCAGACCGAGGGCACAGCTGTGCGACCCCTGACTGGCCTGGGGGTGCCCCGGTACCGGCGGAAGCGCCACATCTCTGCCCGGGACATGAGTGCCTTATTGGATTATCACAACCACATCCGGGCCAGTGTGCACCCACCTGCTGCCAACATGGAGTATATG GTCTGGGACGAGCGGCTGGCCAGGTCCGCTGAAGCCTGGGCCACCCAGTGCATTTGGGCCCACGGGCCCTCACAGCTGTTGAGATACGTGGGCCAGAACCTCTCCATCCATTCTGGCCG GTACCGCTCTGTGGTGGATCTCGTGAAGTCTTGGTCTGAGGAGAAGCGGCATTACTTGTTTCCGGCCCCGAAGGACTGTACCCCGCGCTGCCCCTGGCGCTGCAGTGGCCCTGTGTGCTCTCACTATACCCAG ATGGTGTGGGCATCTTCCAACCGGCTGGGCTGTGCCATCCACACCTGTGGCAGCATCCATGTCTTGGGCAGCACCTGGCACCAGGCTGTGTACCTGGTCTGCAACTACGCCATTAA GGGCAACTGGATCGGCGAGGCACCATACAAGAAGGGGAGGCCGTGTTCTGCCTGCCCTCCCAGCTACCAAGGCAGCTGCAACAGCAACATGTGCTTCTAG